Within Mauremys mutica isolate MM-2020 ecotype Southern chromosome 24, ASM2049712v1, whole genome shotgun sequence, the genomic segment AAGAATCCGGCCCCGGGGACCCCGTGCAGcgtggctggctgggggaggttcAGAGAGGGAAGCAAATATTCCCCCGTCCTGCGTGAACTCGATGTCAAGGTGATGGACATCAGGATGTGCAACAACAGCCGGTACTGGCATGGCGAGGTCACCAGCACCATGATGTGCATCGAAGGGATCGAGAAgggctctgccccctgccaggTGATGGCTTCACAGCAACGCTGGTCTAGAACGGGCTGATGGGGGAGAGTCTCGTTGCCAGGCCTGCGTGCTCAGCTGCCTGCTCCCGAGCGTGCATGGAGATGGCAGGATACTACAAGGGTGCCCCAGACCTAGCTAAGATACTAAAGAACCCCGGGGAacatgactagggtgaccagatgtcctgattttatagggacagtcccgattttggggtctttttcttatataagttcctattacctcccaccccctgtcttgatttttcatatttgccgtctggtcaccctagaacatGAGACACTGACAGGCCCAGGCGCCGACTTGCTGAGTTCCCCGGGGGTGctcactccctgctctgccccagaccctgcccccaatccacccctgcccctcccccaagcatgccctgccctcactctgcctcttcctgctccccatcccccccagcatctgctgctgaacagctgatcagcagcaggcaggaggcgctgggtggggagggggaggagctgattggcagggcccaccgcggggtgctgagcaccctctgttttttttccatgggtgctgcagccccggagcacccacggaggcAGCGCCTTTGCTGACAGGGATGCCAGGGGGTCTGGCCACGTGTTCTCCCTGGGAATCGTGTCCAATTTTCCATCCCTGAGGCTTTGATCCTTTTTGGCAGGCGAGGATAAGTGaggtgcagggagctgctggccAGGGTCTCCCCGCTCCTTTGAAGCCCTTGGTGGCGGGCCTGGCAGAGAGGCTAAAGACGGAATGGGCCATGGTCAGGGCTGAGCTCCGCTGGGGCACGTGTGTGGGACGCTCGCCCTACTCTGCACCCGCTCTGTGGAGAGAGGActccagtctccagggctgtcagtcagGCCCCTTTCACCAGCACAGGATTGGCCCAAGCTGTGGGTTAGCTCCAGTCCTAGGACAACCCTCAGGCCTGCCCCGTGCAATGTGCCCCactgcctctctcctctctgtTGCTTGGCGCCACCGCCTCTGTGCCcacccctgggtcctgccccgcTCCTGACCCTCAGTCCCAATGCTGTGCGGGGCCCTCCCAGGCTAACACATGCTGTGAACTCTGCGCTGTTGCAGGGTGATTCCGGGGGCCCTGTGGTGTGTGGCAAGAAAGCGGAGGTAGCCGGCGTGATCTCCTTCACGGGCAAAAGCTGCGTCGACGTGTTCAAACCGCCTGTCGCGACGGCTGTCTTTAAATACAAGACGTGGATCAAAAAATACCTACGCTGGGGCCGAGCCCTGTGACTGCAGCATCATCTGTAAGCTTGCCTGTCCGTCCCCTCTGCCGTGTATTGACCCCTCATGGCTTCCCTGTGCTGCCCAGGTTAGAGATCAGCTCACTCACCCAGCCGCGTGTGCCTTATCCATCCGTCCGGGCACTGCTGGTGCAAACCCCCCGCCCGTGCCTACCTGTTCTCTTACAGAGGTTTCAACTCTGTCCTCCTCTCTCTCAGGCCTGGCATGCAAACTGCCTGCCTGCGTCACACTTCTTGCTGCTGATTTGAAATAAAAGTGAAACCTCACCTGGTcctaggtggtggtggtgtgtgtgtgtctgcgtcTTGGGGGTATCACACTGTGGCTGCCCCGGCTCCAGCTGACACCACAGCCGTGTCTTGTAACTAAGCTAAAGTCTTGGCCAGACCAACTCGGTGTTGgaaattggagctgggggaaggaacagaacagctGGGTGGTGAGCAGCTTCCCTGCCCTGAGAGGCACTTGCTGCCTCCTGTAGCGATTAGAGAGAGGCAGGAGCCTCTAAGCATTCCCCACATCACCTCCCCGGGCGGGGCGCATCTACGCTACCTGGAGAAGCCCAGCTAGCCCTCGAGATATGCTACACAACCACTGTGTACGGTATGTGGGACACTAGCTATGTTCAAAGCTCAAGTTTTCCCAGCTCTGtgcatggtctctctggccaGAGTATCAGAGAGCCTGGTGTGAGCGGTtggtattatccctgttttatggctggggaaactgaggcacggaaagtGGGGTGGTGGTGTCTGTGTTAAAgttgggaattaaacccagatcttCAAGCCAGTGCCTTAACCTTAAACGCCCCTCCCTCTGGTGAGCAGGATGCTGTGCCTGTGAATCAGCAACTCCTCAAGCCAGCAGGGGAACCAACCACTTCTGGTTATTAAATGAAaaacccctccccagcccctgcggactctctcctccccctccccctgaccaTCATTTCCAACTGGCCACGCAGTCCGTATTAGCAGGGTGGAAAATAAAGAGAACTGCTTCCTATTTACACAGCTTTAATTTTAATACTGTCCAGTGCCCCAGTAAAATAACAGCCTTAGTACATACAGacagcaggtgggggtgggggaagaaaccAGTAGCAAAGAACAGGACGGCTCAACACCCAGCGCGTTGCTCGACGGAAGAGGATGGAAGCCGAGGGTAACAGGTCGGGGCTGCTAGGCTAACAGAAAGCACAGCTGGGGGGAGGTTGTGTTTTAAAGTTAAACAAATGGTTACTGCAAAAATGGTGAGGTAATGCAGGTGTCCCCTGTTACTACAGGTGCGTTATACCCTGAATTAATTACAGCATTCGGACTGGATGGTGTGTGGCTCCTGAGGGGGGAGGGTTTAGGCTCTTTCTttccctgggggaggagagacgAGACCTTTGCTTGTTTAAACCCCATCGCTGCAGCCCTGTGGCTGGCTGGGACTTTGCCACCATGCCAAGGCTGAACCTACGCGTGGGGCTGACTCCCGCGGCTCTGAGTTTGCCACCGCAAAGGCCCCCCACCAGGGTGGTGTGAGTGGTGATGTCCCAGAGAGCGAGGTGCTGTGGGCCCTACACAGCAGGATGGGGGAGGGTTGCCCCCATGTTACAGCACAACCCTTTGGGGAGCGATGCAGGGGCCGTGTAACCACGCAGCTGCCATCCCTGCGGGGAGGAGAGAAGCTGCTAGACTTGCGGGGGAGCCAGCCTCTCTGCAAGGGGATCAAGGCTGGTGAGTGCCACAGCTGGGCTTGGGGTGGGCACGGGGgggccagcagctgctggttgaggcctggggccagcacgTCTTTGGAAGGGGCaaggtgggcgggggggaggagaaggtagGAAAGTTCAAGCCACGATGCAGGTGCTGAGGCTGGAAAACCCACCTGCCCCAGCACCCTTCCCTTGAGACCAAGGCGCACAAGCCCCATCAGGAGCTGAAGTCCCACCTCTAGCCAGTGCAGCAGTTGGTCCCTAGGGTGGATTGCAGCACAGCGCCTCACTGCTGCAACCAGAAACTCTCCTAGCTGCAACTGCTAGGGCCCCGTCGAGCCTGTGCCAATGACGGGCCCAAGGGGCTGCCCCTGTCAGCTGCAGGCCAGGCCCCACAAGGGTaaggtgcccccccaccccctccagcagccccattctgctgctgcttcatttTTGTAACACAGGAGTTGCAACGCATGTGAGTCGAGCCCCTTCCAAAGCGAATTAACCCCCCGCTCCCCAGGGAGAGGGACGCAGGAGCGTTACCCCGTGTACAGatagggaggcaggtgggggcaaAGCAAGTGGCcttgttcagggcaagaagcaGGCCCCACTTTGCTCTTTTTGGCACCCTGGGTCGTCACTCAAAACCatgcaaagccaagagggaaacCGCTGCGGTTCCAGCTTTGTGGCATTTCACACCCAGTGTGCATGGGTGGAAATCACCACAGCACGCCCGAGCCAGCCAACCCCAACCCTGAGGTGGTTTTATCGCTGGGTAGCTTTGCACAGCAGGGCCTGGCTAACAAGGCTAGCAGGCAGGACTCGAGCTGGGGAGGTGGCTAGAGGGGAGCCAGGACCCTCAATCCCTACACTTCCCCTGCTCGCACACTGACTGCAGACAACGTGACGAGCACAGCACCAGGCCTCATACACAGGCCAGGCCTCCGCTTTCTGCACTGCTTCAAAATGCCCAGAGAAAGGAGGGAACTTCCCGCTGCAGGCTGTatttagcagctgctggggcagaaGAGGGTGGAGACTGGCCCTCCCGAACCCTCCTGACCTCACACAGCCCATCTAAGGGGGGGAGCACTGTGACTTGGTGGATTTACTCCAGTTCTTAGTGGCCCCATCTCCACCCCATAAAAACCCATTCCTGGCCCTGAATGGTGCCACCACTAGCAGGGCTGAATGGGGCCCATCTGCCAGGCTGCCTGTCCACTCAGGCACAGACGATGCCCAaccactgccctgctctgtgaTCGACCGGAGCCTTTCAGCTGCAGGGCTGTCCTTTCGCCAAGCCTAGCGTCACTATGACATGTCTATATTTTGAACAACCTATAAGGCTCTGCCTAGCACCTGAAAGCAACGTCAGGGGCTTAGTAGAGTGGCTGGGGAAGggtttttccatgaaaaaattcaaaagaaaCAATATTTTGCAGCCCTTATTGGTGACGCATTGGCCGTTTTCAGTCACGTCTTTCTGTTTTGAGCGGTTTTTAATCGAAAACTGAAATTTTGTTGGAGGAGGGGGTTTctgttgaaaaactgaaatttcGGCACCTTGAGGACTTAAAATGTAGGGGCCAAGGGCCTTTCATGCAGCTCCAAAATGGGGCAGTTAGATGCACACGTCCCCTTTGTGAACGCCAGCCTCTCATTCCGGACTAAAAATGTGGTGGCGCTGTTGAACTTGCCCCACATCCAATGTGAATGAGAGTGGCCGCACTTGGAGGTCTTCCTGAATAGCTGTTCCTGAGTTGCTCCAGGTTGAGAGAAGCCCTTGTGCTCCTAAGccacttagacacttttgaaaatgtcccGTCCCCCTCCACCCACTGTTTGGTACTTTCAGTGAGTACCTTGTATGACTCTCACTCTCCATTGGAGCTGGTACGTAGCTgactgaccccccctcccccaattacCATATCACCTGGGTAATTTACCACCGTTAATCCTCATAAcctccctgggaggcagggctatgtccttattttacagatggggacgtGAGCACAAAGAGAGCCACGGTCACCCAGGCGTCTGTGGCAGAACAAGTCCTTGATGCCAGCTCTCCAGTCCTAAGCTAGAGCCACTCTGCCGGCCTTTCTACCTAAGGCTGCAACAGCTCCGGTAGCTCTGCTCTGACCTGCACTCTCCTACCCACTGTCCCCTTCCTGCCCATCATCTCCTGTTTCTACAGCATGGCTTGGGGTGGGCACGTTTCCCCGGGTAGGTTTGTTCAGCACCCGGCCCATGGGAGGGTGCGGACTGGGAATGCTACTGTATTACAGATATTAAAGAGCCATCTTTATCTTTCATTCAAAAGGCTCCCAAAGCATTTTGCACAGCACAGACTGAATAGTGGCCCCTgggaagtcagtgacaaaactcacATAGGCTTCAATGAGACCAGCATTTTGCCCCGTACAACAGCACCTTTAGATGCAAGTATCTTCATCTGCCACTGAAATAAAGCCACCTCTGGGGCTGAACGCTTTCAACAGCACACAGCAATGCTGCCAGCTGTGGAAATCAAGCTGTGCCCTGCAGCCAGCTGAAACGCCTGGATAATTCTAGGGAGGTGGAATGGAATAGCCCACCTTGGAATCGAGCCATGAGCTGGTAAGAACACCTGCCTCCGTCCTAAAGACCCTGCACTTTGTCATCGCTACTCCAAAGGGATCTGGGCGGCCTGCAAACATTTATTCCTTTGGAAACTACCATACAATTATCATtcagcagatttaaattaaaaatctggCATTCTGATTATAACACTCTTGAAAGAGAGCAGGCACTGGCCAAACTGACACCCCCAGaatacatcttttttttaaaataccacttcacccccccccgcccctacaATCTGCCCTCCTGAGCCTAGGAAGCCACGTCGGCAGTTTCCCTCCGAGCTTTGCAACATTAATCAAAGCCAAATCTGACCTTGCTAGACAAAACCTGTAAGGACAAAGCCCAAACATGTAGGCAATCCTCTCTGCTTGTGCTCAGGCAAGgccctgaaacaaacaaacaaggagtCCCAAGTCCCAGTGTACCTATAAAGCACAGTATCTTTGAGGGCAGGAGtaaggctggagagagagagagagacgcgcctCTTTCTCTCTGCCTCCTGTTTCCCGCTTGCAAATCAGGAAGTCACTCCCCTGTCACTGACCTCAATGGTGTGATGCTGGTGTCAAACCACAAGAATCGGGACAATATTTTTAAGGGGAGATTTTCACTCCGTGCCTATGGAATTAGGCACCCAATGAGCAACTCTGCGGTCAAGGGGCATTGTTACGGACCTCGCTCCTTTCCTCATGTCCCACCGCAGCCTGCGATTCCCTCCTACCCCTTGTCTGGGAGGTGTTGGAGCACAAATTGGACTAACCAAAGGGAGGCCCTGAAGCTCATTAGGAGTCACCTCTGGCTCCACCTTTAGCGCAAAGCCTGCATAGTGGGGTTGAGTTTATAAAGAGGCTGAACGGCATAAATCAACCTCTCCCACCCAGACCCGTCCCCTCACCCGCCGAAAAAACAAAAATGGTCTTTCCTCACCCCAGCTCCTTGGCGTTCCCCCATGTGCTGCGAGAAGCGTTTCCATAACAACCCTCCTCCCTTGGCGATAATAAggtgctgctctgctccccccaGACACTGGGTGACACCCAACGCAAACACAATCCCAGCAAGTTAGTCATTAGCAGATTAACCAGTCATCATAATTACAGGCCTCGTGCTGTGCAAATGGCTGGTTCCGTAACGGGGAGGTTCTGCCCTTCTTCTGTTCCCCATTGTAGAATCCTCCCCAgatcccctcaccccacccctctcccactCTGCTTTTGGTCCAGGGGTGGGTTTCTGAAGGTGTTTCTGTAAATCAGCTGAGATTATTTGGATACATGGATATTAGTGCCGACATGTGAGATAAAGCATGCAGCTGAGACCTAAGATTAAGGCTTTTGCTTGAAGCATTCTTGgtggttgggtttgttttttttaaacaggaagagCAGCAATCCCAGTTCCCTTTGAAATCTCGACCTCCTGGGAGAATTTAGAGACACCCCAGTGAATCAACGACCCCTGTTGGTTGTCCTCGGATCGAAAATCCCAAGTGTGCTTCAATGAAAGCGTGGAGAAAATGGGCCTACAGCCCCTCCTGGCATTGGACTGTCTAGGGGGGAAgctggctgctggctgcttcAAAGTTCTTCAACAGCTGTGAACTGTGAGGCCATCAAGACATCCCATAGGCTTCACTGCAAAAGTCCATCCCTTCGTGCAGGACACCTGTGGCCATCTAGGTTCCATGGATAAAAATCCCTTTCCTTAAACTAGAGTGTTTGGTGATCAGACATCGCGGAGAAGACATTGGCACAGCCATCAGCAGAACACAGATGTCAGGGGGATAGGGGTGGGCAGTTACCTGGTTCTTTCCCAGTGCCCGACGGTAAAACTTCCAAAGCTCcattaaacaaaaaagaaagggCGGAGAGAATAAAGGAATAAATACTTGCTTTTCTCCAGGTGTTTCGTGTGTGTCTCAATGAAAATTGTCACAACCCTCCTGGCCAACAGTTACATCAACGCAAAAGTTCCTCCTTGGTTATTAAGCTCGAGAAAACAAAAACGCTGCTGCTTCTGTCTCTTTATGAACAAGAGTTTTGTCCTCACGGCGGTGCAGTAGTGAAAGTGCCTGGGGCTTTGTTCGTTTCTTAAATACACTATCACTAAAGTTGAGGTGTTCTTTGCATTTGCAATAGCGGCTTAAGCTGGCATTTTTTCAAGCGATTTGTTGTTGATCATTGGTGCTACCATGGGGCTGGGAACGTAGTTGAAGGGAGTCACCCGGGCGGATCTACTGGGAGAGCTGTGCCTGCTGGAGGGGAAGCTCCCAACAGATCCAGTCGGCCCTTCGTGGCTGAAGGAAATGGGCATGGTGCCCTTGGTCGAAGTCAGGCACTCTGTCTCGCTCTTGGGCATCTCCCGGATCTCCAGCGTTGGAGAGGTGCTGGAGTTGGTCTTGGTGGTGGGGTAGTCCTCAGTTTGCACCACAGCATCACTGGTTTTCCTCTGGATGGGGATCTGAGCACTGGGGGTCTCCTCTTCCAGGGTGCTGAccagaggcagggctgaggaaggcagggtgCTTTTGAGGATGTGTGGGATGTCTTCATCTCGGATCCTTCTCCAAGTACCCTTCATCATCGCCATCTGCTGCTTGTCCTGCTGCCCCGGGTTCCCCACTGCAGGATTTGGGGTCATCTTGGAGCCCTCTTGGCTCTTCCTTCTCCTGGCTGATGACTCGGAGCAAGAGGACAGGACGGAGGAGGGGCTGCTGGTCCTCTTGATGATGCTGatgttgggggaggaggaataCCTCTTgaagggctcaggcgaaggggtgTTGGTCTTCACAGGCAGCCGGGAAGGGCTCTCGGAGCTGGTCCTCCGAGGAGGCCTCTCACTGGGAGAAGTTTTGTTGTTGGCCGGGGTCCTTGAGATGACTGGCCTCTGGCTGGTCACCACCGGCTTGGCCACCTTGAGCTCTTCGCACCTGGAGGAACACAGGAACACAGCTGGGAGGCCTGGCCTGCTTCTCTTGGGGGAAGCGCTCTGAGACAGCGAGGACATGGACTCGCAGGAGGAGAGCTCGGAGCGGTGCCTCATGATGAGGCTAGAGGACTCCTTGATGAAGGTGAGCTGCCTCAGGAAGCCGGACCGGTCCGACTCGCTGCCACTGGACCTGGCCGAGGACATCCGCACCAAATTGAGCCGGGCAGGCGGCAGGATGCCCTTCCCGTTGCCTTTCAGCTTAGGGCTGCCCACGTGCTCTTCCAGCACTGGCatggagctcctggctggcagcaTCTTCTTGTTCGGCTTCTGCATGAAGGGGATGCGGACGGGGGATTTCTGGGTCTTGTGCTGCTTGGTGGCTGGGGATTTCTGGGGGGGCGCTTTGGGGGCGGAGCCTGTTGGGGAGCTCCTGCTCACCTTCACCCCCTGAGACGGCAGCTGCTTGTTGAGCTGGGAGGGCGACGTTAACTTCTTCTgggtgggctgggagggggtggaggtcctggaGGAGCCCGAGGATGGGGGCTTGGTGATCCTGGCGGGAGGGGTGGCGCTCCTCTTGGGCAAGGTGAGGTCGGCCATCTCCGAGGCCTTCCCCAGCCTGTGAAGACTCCGTGACCTCTGCTGGCTCAGGGTGAGGTTTTGGATGGTGGCTTCGGGCTTAGCTGTGGCTGTTTTCTGTGGGGTGGACCTGGGGCTTGGGGAGTCCTTCACCGCACTGGGCACGTAGATCACTGTCCTGCCTCGGAAAACCACTGGCAAGTTCGACATTGGCTTCTGCTGGCTTACATTTTTCTCCGCCCTGGCGTTTCTGCCCCCAGCGTCCATCACTTTCTTGCTCTCCTGAAAGGCCATTGCATGGTCTCTCTTCTCCACCTCACGGCCTACCCCACTCCTAGCCCGCTTCTTATCCTTCCTGTCCAGGGacagctgcagggtggggccaacAGACAGCCCTGACACGAAGGAAAGGATGGAATCAGACTCTGAGGAAGGCTCCCTGGAGAGGGATGCTGCGGCCTGATGCAGCCACGTGACGATGGAGTTGGCACCTTCTTGGATGGCCTTCCACTCGACGCTGTCTAAGTCCGAGCCTTTGTCCGACACCATCTCGTCCGCTGGGTTGTGCCTCGGCTCCGGCTTCCGCTCCTTGCCAGCGGCGTTCTTCGGGTTGGCACCTTTCAGCTTCTGCTTGTGCTCGGCGTTCCTGCGCCGAGCGGAGTGCCGCCTTCTCCTGGGCAAGGCGGAGCCGATGCACTTTTGCAGCAGGTCGTCGTCTGAGGTGAAGCTCAGGGAGCTCAGggagctgtctctctctctggctaaGGCCCTAGAGGCCGCGCTCTCTTGTATCCGACTACGGGTCAGCTGCCTGTTGGCCTTGTACAGGGTTGTCCGCTCCTCGTGGTCACAGAGGTCGATGTCACTCAGGGAGCTCATGGAGGAGCTGAGCGAATAGCAGGGCGGCGTCTCGTCCACGATGAGGTTGTTGTGGAGTTTGGCAGCCATCTTGGTTttggcctgcagcagctgcctggagcTTTGCTCCGGCTCCTTTTTAGGGGCGGTGCCGCTCCAGCGTTCCTTCTTCTgagcctgggcagggctggccttcCTCTTAGGCGAGTCTCTCCGCACCTCCAGCAGGTCGTCGGAGTCGTTCTCATAGAAGCAGTAGACGGCCTCCTCGGTCGGCGTGGTGTGGCACAGGGACTGAAAGGCCATGCCCCCGGGGGCACTGTCCTCACAGGGAGCACCCTTCTTGGGGGGGACACCCTCTGGGTGGACCCCCGCCCTGCCAAAGTCCAGCTCCAGGTTGGGTCCATTCTTCAGGGGAGGTAGCCCTCTCTTCACCTCAGCTGCCTGGTCCCTGCCTGCCTGGACAGGGCTGCCATGTCTCGACCCGCCCTTCTGCTGGTAGGCCGTACTCATCTTGGTGGGCGTCGAGGAGTTGGAAGCTGCTTTCCGGCCTGGTGCGGGACTCAAACTCCCTTGCTCACGGTGTGCTTCCATATTGCGCCCTACCGGTTGCCCTGCCAATTCCTTCCTCTCCAGCCTCTTCCCAGGGCCGCGCTTgtggtcaacctcctccttcaGCGGGTACTGGAGGGTCTCGTCACTCAGGGAAGCGGCGCTGGAGAAGTTGATGGGGGTGCCTTCTGCGGAGTCGGTGAAGGAGTCATCATCCTTGAAGAGGTCCCGGGCGGCAGGTCGCAGGTGTTTGGGGACGCCCCGGTGCGAATGGGTGGGCACCAGCATGTAGACCGGCATGTGCAGAGCCTTTTTGGTCTGAGGATTCAAGACCTGGCTGGGCAGGCCGGAGACAAGGGAGGTTTTGACCTTCCTGAAGCGGGAAGGCATGGCCGAATTGATGCATTCCTTCAGGATCTCGATATCATCATCTGAGTTGAGCTCTGGACGCTCCAGCTTCCTCTTGCTCTCCCCGAATCTCTCTTCCCGCCTATCCTCCTGCTTCTCATGTGCCACGAAATTCAGGCTGTTCCTCTCGGGGAAAGGCGGCATAAGCTTCAACTCCACGTCCTTCTGGATGTAGTGCTCGTGAAGGGGCAGGGCACTTAGGCTGGAGGCGCAGGAGAAGTTCTCGTTGGGTTTCTCCACCGTGAAGTAGATCATGGAGTCCAGGTCTTGGGGCAGCTGGAAACGCTCCTTGAAATCCGTGATCTCCATGAACTTCTTGACGTTGTTTTCCCACTGGATGTTGAACTGGCTGGTCTCCTTCTCTGGCTGGGATCCCAGTTCGAACAGGGGCGTCTTGCTGCGGCTTGGGGGCATGGTCTGACCGGGGCTGTCCGGCAGCTCACTCGGGCTGATGGTGCCACTGATCATCTCGCTACAGGGGTCGCTCTGGATGGAGCTGGCAATGGATGGGCTTTCaaagctgcccagggagctgaCTGAGCTACACCGGCTCATCACCAGAGGGGTCTCCTGAATGTAGTTCTCCGAGGAGCTGGACGGGGTCAGATCCTCGTGCCGGGATGGGGAGGATTCCCTCAGGAAGATCTTGTCACGCTTCTGGAAAGGGATGGCGATGGGTTGGGAGATCCCTCCTGGCGTGGCCGGGCCCAGATCCGCCGCCTTCACCTTCTCCTGTCTCCTATTGCAGGCCTCGGCCTGCTCTACGTCACCTTCAGCCTCGGCGCCCTCCTCCACCTCAATGATCTCCAGGGAGGAGTCGCTGTCCACCTCGTTCTCGCTGTGACTCTGCCCGTCCAGCACGTTGTCAGcggaggagagggaagagagggagcTGCACCGGGAGAAACAGATGGGGGTGTCCTCCACCGCATACTTCTGGACTGACTCCTGCTCCACCGGGGCTGGCGTGTGGGCAGCCAGCTTCTCTGGGATCTTGCTCAAGTTCTCGGCCGTCTGGAGAAGTCCCGTGGGGAGCCAGGCTTGCTTCCGGCCTGGGAGAGTTGGGTGGTAACTAGTACCTGAGAGCCCCACGGTGCCAGGGGCCGGGCTGCTCTTGGCCAGATTCTCCAGCAGGGGGACATGCTGGTAAGAAGGAGAGAGTTTGATGGTGTGGACCTGAGGGTCGGGAGAGAGTTCATTGCCCGGCTCCTTCTTCCACTCAGGCTCCTTCTCAGGGGCGTTGGGGCTGGGGAACGTCACCGCTTTCTTAGCCCTGTCATGCGTGTCTCTCGGTTCCAGTTTATCCGGCTCGCCCGACTCTTTGACCTTGACCCCCGGCTGCTCCATCCTCTCAGGCCTGTGGACGAGGATGTTCTTCAGATCCAGCCTGCTGGGCCGCTTCTGGTATCTCTGCAGCTCCTCCTTGTAATCTAGGAAGGAGGCCCGGGTGCAGGGCTTCATGTGCTCCTTGGTGC encodes:
- the APC2 gene encoding adenomatous polyposis coli protein 2 isoform X2 is translated as MTLEELKMSGSIASYDQLVRQVEALKKENTHLRRELEDNSSHLSKLENETSDMKEVLKHLQGKLEQEARVMVSSGQTEVLDQLKALQMDITSLYNLKFQPPALAPELACPEGSPVHSAAPQKKDSMGELSRATIRLLEELDRERCFLLSEIEKEEKEKLWYYTQLQSLSTRLDELPHVETFSMQMDLIRQQLEFEAQHIRSLMEERFGTTDEMVQRAQIRASRLEQIDKELMEAQDQVQMSEPQLCGKLSGVEGDGSLDIPTHPEEGGSHLSNNKVEVVFWLLSMLATRDKDDMSRTLLAMSSSQESCLAMRKSGCLPLLIQILHDTDREPGGPQSPGSSKDSRMRANAALHNIIFSQPDEGQAKKEMRVLHVLEQIRSYSETCWDWLQMQMQSKDGGKGPEGSAVPVPIEPQICQATCAVMKLSFDEEYRRAMNELGGLQAVAELLQVDYEMHKMTSDPLNLALRRYAGMALTNLTFGDVVNKATLSSRRGCMQAIVAQLASENEELHQVVSSILRNLSWRADINSKKILREVGSVTGLMQCALRATKESTLKSVLSALWNLSAHSTENKAAICLVQGALGFLVSTLTYKCQSNSLAIIESGGGILRNVSSLIATREDYRQVLRDHNCLQTLLQHLKSHSLTIVSNACGTLWNLSARSPKDQELLWDLGAVSMLRNLIHSKHKMIAMGSAAALRNLLTNRPLKYKDTAVISPGSCMPSLYVRKQKALEAELDAKHLAEAFDTMEKQSLKKPLRHMDSLAKDYASDSGCFDDDEVPNVSAGAETGNASILSMFLNSSFLQGQALPRAIAQRRGPEPEKDESSKPAEPKKLPLPEDEVSLAAEKLANKISTTVAKIDKLVEDISTLHTSSDDSFSLSSEDHCLDWQYGSDEVHEARAQSCSPCRLSDASSFVKRENLSRAHTLLRLKKAYTSLSNDSLNSGSTSDGYCTKEHMKPCTRASFLDYKEELQRYQKRPSRLDLKNILVHRPERMEQPGVKVKESGEPDKLEPRDTHDRAKKAVTFPSPNAPEKEPEWKKEPGNELSPDPQVHTIKLSPSYQHVPLLENLAKSSPAPGTVGLSGTSYHPTLPGRKQAWLPTGLLQTAENLSKIPEKLAAHTPAPVEQESVQKYAVEDTPICFSRCSSLSSLSSADNVLDGQSHSENEVDSDSSLEIIEVEEGAEAEGDVEQAEACNRRQEKVKAADLGPATPGGISQPIAIPFQKRDKIFLRESSPSRHEDLTPSSSSENYIQETPLVMSRCSSVSSLGSFESPSIASSIQSDPCSEMISGTISPSELPDSPGQTMPPSRSKTPLFELGSQPEKETSQFNIQWENNVKKFMEITDFKERFQLPQDLDSMIYFTVEKPNENFSCASSLSALPLHEHYIQKDVELKLMPPFPERNSLNFVAHEKQEDRREERFGESKRKLERPELNSDDDIEILKECINSAMPSRFRKVKTSLVSGLPSQVLNPQTKKALHMPVYMLVPTHSHRGVPKHLRPAARDLFKDDDSFTDSAEGTPINFSSAASLSDETLQYPLKEEVDHKRGPGKRLERKELAGQPVGRNMEAHREQGSLSPAPGRKAASNSSTPTKMSTAYQQKGGSRHGSPVQAGRDQAAEVKRGLPPLKNGPNLELDFGRAGVHPEGVPPKKGAPCEDSAPGGMAFQSLCHTTPTEEAVYCFYENDSDDLLEVRRDSPKRKASPAQAQKKERWSGTAPKKEPEQSSRQLLQAKTKMAAKLHNNLIVDETPPCYSLSSSMSSLSDIDLCDHEERTTLYKANRQLTRSRIQESAASRALARERDSSLSSLSFTSDDDLLQKCIGSALPRRRRHSARRRNAEHKQKLKGANPKNAAGKERKPEPRHNPADEMVSDKGSDLDSVEWKAIQEGANSIVTWLHQAAASLSREPSSESDSILSFVSGLSVGPTLQLSLDRKDKKRARSGVGREVEKRDHAMAFQESKKVMDAGGRNARAEKNVSQQKPMSNLPVVFRGRTVIYVPSAVKDSPSPRSTPQKTATAKPEATIQNLTLSQQRSRSLHRLGKASEMADLTLPKRSATPPARITKPPSSGSSRTSTPSQPTQKKLTSPSQLNKQLPSQGVKVSRSSPTGSAPKAPPQKSPATKQHKTQKSPVRIPFMQKPNKKMLPARSSMPVLEEHVGSPKLKGNGKGILPPARLNLVRMSSARSSGSESDRSGFLRQLTFIKESSSLIMRHRSELSSCESMSSLSQSASPKRSRPGLPAVFLCSSRCEELKVAKPVVTSQRPVISRTPANNKTSPSERPPRRTSSESPSRLPVKTNTPSPEPFKRYSSSPNISIIKRTSSPSSVLSSCSESSARRRKSQEGSKMTPNPAVGNPGQQDKQQMAMMKGTWRRIRDEDIPHILKSTLPSSALPLVSTLEEETPSAQIPIQRKTSDAVVQTEDYPTTKTNSSTSPTLEIREMPKSETECLTSTKGTMPISFSHEGPTGSVGSFPSSRHSSPSRSARVTPFNYVPSPMVAPMINNKSLEKMPA